The following are encoded in a window of Flavobacterium sp. WC2421 genomic DNA:
- a CDS encoding LamG-like jellyroll fold domain-containing protein produces the protein MRKLYFKNIILNLPIVIISLLLTVSIDMKAQSLTSPQVNFTQRTSSATPGTTVYNLKGDFTMLGNTNLTLTNYNNTTNNEGNSMKYVDIDGDSNTLNSSMATLELSNSGENSSSQNCSKIVYAGLYWTGKSNDNNETFSVTKGSVTKNYDKKVISIKGPGAAAYTAITAKPKAPDYDIRFPGSAESGIFIGYQEITDYVKTYGPGAYTVADIALIEGTNNNPGYSGGWVMIVIYENSAMKSRAVTLFDGYAYVNGQRSGGGEYGTIPISGFTTVGAGPVNMKLGVMAAEGDVATNSGSDYLAVLKLNADPNVYNATNYLTLNHAGNTTNNFFNSSIFPVPAAGKSNPILQNNTGVDFSMFTVPNAGNTVIGNNQTSTTFRFGSTYEVYTIFGFAMSVDTYIPEPEGFMAINSINAVTTPPQPYSVLPGQEISYTLNIKNKGTEAINNNLVTIPISNTINFIVGSIISTKDASVTTPNLPYYDTTSHSIIWDMGTLPLPADQNTLLATITFKVKATEDCAIIVNNSCNSVISVSGTINGTGAVSGVAVNKAIFKGFDNTSGCQVPITAPTTVTLDNSGSPCFTALAGPDQIVSCGGEQVNLNATSGTTGSWSIVSGPAGGGEIFSNNTSTSSTFYSPNVGAYLLRWTTGCANTKDDVLVTFVACDILNFDGIDDNVTFKNNYGLNTGSFSIETWVKSNATNGNKQTIFSKRLGTSTADGYDLKLVNNIISFNWNNGNTIASNFTINTDRWYHVAVTFNGSNYKLYIDGIPVQTAVAGVNPIINNSANCILGAMDQSSGIPFNYFNGWMDELRIWKVELTVDQIRQMMNQEIQNNGGNVKGAIVPLDIPGLTWTNLDGYYPMNPVNDVVNGFVVGKSTSAINGKLRNIGTQQPDTAPLPYTSRISNQDWSQDDTWTYYDVWDVPNSLAIDGTTRIDWNIVKTSHYITSKGNKTVLGLLVNSNTISAENDSKIQVSKYLKLNGKIDLVGKSQLIQTEGSILDVASSGSLERDQQGQSNKYNYNYWSSPVSPINTTANNTDYTVGGVLKDGTNAATPTAINWVGGYDGSPTSPISLARYWVYKFDNYANAYANWVQIGETGSLRVGQGFTLKGSGAAGTTQNYTFIGKPNNGTIATNTVSSDQLLLTGNPYPSALDADAFINDNSASIDGTLYFWEHYTTNNTHILRDYEGGYAERNLTGGVPPTSVGVDYISGLGTTTRSIPNRYIPVGQSFFVNGKIGSTATTVTYKNSQRGFIKENESTSNLMFKTKPVKDKYWNNNESDKAEKKNYKKIRLGFDSNNTAHRQTLLGFMDEKATIEMDYGYDGLNFDEYPNDMYFMCGENQLVIQGVSSFDKNSSYPIGVKADTEGKVVFMIDSLENFEKNQNIFIYDNSNNTYHDIKNKNFEVMIPIGEYNDRFSLRFTDKTLSTNNSNNNIDLEVDSINIIHFPKRNSIEIYNNSDHTIIKKVTLYNVSGQSIINWDIENQNRQNIQLPVKKISSGIYIVKIKTSDGEINKKIIVP, from the coding sequence ATGAGAAAACTTTACTTTAAAAACATAATTTTAAATTTACCAATAGTAATAATTTCATTACTATTGACGGTATCTATTGATATGAAGGCACAATCATTGACATCACCTCAAGTCAATTTTACACAAAGAACTTCATCCGCAACGCCTGGTACTACTGTATATAATCTAAAAGGTGATTTCACCATGTTGGGCAACACAAATTTGACCCTTACAAATTATAACAATACAACAAATAATGAAGGGAATTCGATGAAATACGTCGATATTGATGGTGATTCCAATACTTTAAATTCTTCTATGGCTACCCTCGAACTCTCGAATTCAGGAGAAAATAGCTCTAGCCAAAATTGCTCAAAAATTGTTTACGCGGGACTCTACTGGACAGGAAAATCTAACGATAATAATGAAACATTTTCAGTAACAAAAGGCTCAGTAACAAAAAACTATGATAAAAAAGTTATTTCTATAAAAGGACCAGGTGCAGCTGCATATACCGCTATTACAGCAAAACCTAAAGCTCCAGATTATGATATTCGTTTCCCAGGATCGGCAGAGAGTGGTATTTTTATAGGTTATCAAGAAATAACAGACTATGTAAAAACATACGGACCAGGTGCATATACTGTAGCCGATATTGCTTTAATAGAAGGGACAAACAACAATCCTGGTTACTCAGGTGGTTGGGTAATGATTGTTATTTACGAGAATTCGGCAATGAAAAGTAGAGCAGTCACACTTTTTGATGGTTATGCATATGTTAATGGTCAACGCTCTGGAGGTGGTGAATATGGAACAATTCCTATTTCAGGATTTACAACTGTAGGTGCTGGTCCAGTTAATATGAAACTTGGTGTAATGGCAGCTGAAGGTGATGTTGCTACAAATTCTGGAAGTGATTATTTAGCTGTACTAAAACTTAATGCGGACCCTAATGTTTACAACGCGACAAATTATTTGACCTTAAATCATGCCGGTAATACCACTAATAACTTTTTTAATTCGTCGATTTTTCCAGTCCCTGCTGCAGGCAAAAGCAACCCCATTTTACAAAATAATACGGGAGTAGATTTCAGTATGTTTACCGTTCCTAATGCTGGAAACACAGTTATTGGAAACAATCAAACTTCTACCACCTTTAGATTTGGTTCCACGTATGAAGTGTATACCATATTTGGATTCGCCATGTCCGTAGACACCTACATTCCAGAACCAGAAGGATTTATGGCAATCAATTCAATTAACGCTGTTACCACTCCGCCACAACCCTATTCTGTTTTACCAGGACAAGAAATATCTTATACTTTGAATATTAAAAACAAGGGTACTGAAGCTATAAACAATAATTTAGTTACAATTCCAATTTCAAACACAATCAATTTCATTGTAGGAAGTATTATTAGTACAAAAGACGCGAGTGTAACAACTCCAAATCTTCCTTATTATGATACTACTAGCCATTCTATAATTTGGGACATGGGTACGTTACCACTTCCAGCAGACCAAAATACTTTATTGGCAACAATCACTTTTAAAGTAAAAGCCACAGAAGATTGTGCTATAATAGTTAATAATAGTTGTAACTCAGTAATTTCAGTTAGTGGTACAATAAATGGAACCGGAGCAGTATCCGGTGTAGCCGTTAATAAAGCCATTTTTAAAGGATTTGATAACACCTCAGGGTGCCAGGTTCCTATTACGGCTCCTACCACTGTAACTTTGGATAATTCAGGAAGCCCTTGTTTTACAGCATTAGCAGGTCCTGACCAAATTGTTTCTTGTGGTGGAGAACAAGTAAACTTGAACGCTACTTCAGGAACAACTGGTTCTTGGTCCATCGTTAGTGGTCCTGCTGGTGGCGGTGAGATCTTTTCTAATAATACTAGCACCAGCTCAACCTTTTATAGTCCTAATGTAGGAGCTTATTTGCTAAGATGGACCACTGGTTGTGCTAATACAAAAGACGACGTTTTAGTAACATTTGTTGCTTGCGACATTTTGAATTTCGATGGAATTGACGATAATGTAACTTTTAAAAATAATTATGGCTTAAATACAGGTTCATTTAGTATTGAGACTTGGGTCAAATCAAATGCAACAAATGGAAATAAACAAACCATTTTTTCTAAACGACTTGGTACAAGTACAGCTGATGGTTATGATTTAAAATTAGTAAATAACATTATCTCTTTTAACTGGAATAATGGAAATACAATAGCTTCAAACTTTACTATTAATACAGATAGGTGGTATCATGTTGCTGTCACTTTTAATGGTTCAAATTACAAATTATATATAGACGGAATACCTGTGCAAACAGCCGTTGCAGGTGTTAACCCTATAATAAACAATAGTGCTAATTGTATTCTAGGAGCCATGGATCAAAGTAGTGGTATTCCATTTAACTATTTTAATGGATGGATGGATGAACTTCGTATTTGGAAAGTGGAATTGACCGTTGATCAAATTCGGCAAATGATGAATCAAGAGATCCAAAATAATGGAGGAAATGTAAAAGGCGCAATTGTACCACTAGATATTCCTGGTTTAACTTGGACTAATTTAGATGGCTATTATCCAATGAATCCTGTAAATGATGTAGTTAACGGATTTGTAGTAGGTAAATCTACATCAGCTATTAATGGGAAATTAAGAAATATTGGTACGCAACAACCAGATACTGCTCCGTTACCTTATACCTCAAGAATAAGCAATCAAGATTGGTCACAAGATGATACTTGGACTTATTATGATGTTTGGGATGTCCCAAATAGTTTAGCAATAGATGGAACTACAAGAATAGACTGGAATATTGTTAAAACATCACATTATATTACTTCTAAAGGTAACAAAACTGTTTTAGGATTACTAGTGAATAGCAATACCATAAGTGCAGAAAATGATTCAAAAATACAGGTTTCGAAATATTTGAAATTAAATGGAAAAATAGACCTAGTTGGAAAATCACAATTAATACAAACCGAAGGAAGTATTTTGGATGTTGCCAGTAGTGGATCACTTGAAAGAGACCAACAAGGACAATCAAATAAATACAATTATAATTACTGGAGTTCGCCTGTGAGCCCTATAAATACAACCGCTAACAATACCGATTATACTGTTGGAGGTGTTTTAAAAGATGGGACAAATGCAGCTACACCAACAGCAATTAATTGGGTAGGTGGATATGATGGATCCCCAACTTCTCCAATCAGTTTAGCTCGTTATTGGGTATATAAATTTGATAACTATGCAAATGCTTACGCAAATTGGGTTCAAATAGGCGAAACAGGTTCGTTACGTGTAGGACAAGGTTTTACTCTCAAAGGAAGTGGGGCTGCTGGAACAACTCAAAACTATACTTTTATAGGAAAACCAAATAATGGAACTATTGCGACAAATACTGTTAGTTCAGATCAACTATTACTAACTGGAAATCCCTATCCTTCAGCCTTAGATGCAGATGCTTTTATAAATGATAATTCAGCTTCTATTGATGGAACATTATATTTTTGGGAACACTACACAACAAACAATACTCATATTCTTAGAGACTATGAAGGAGGATACGCAGAAAGGAATTTAACGGGGGGTGTTCCTCCTACGTCTGTTGGTGTGGACTACATAAGTGGATTAGGTACTACAACTAGAAGTATCCCAAATCGTTATATCCCTGTTGGACAAAGTTTTTTTGTAAATGGAAAAATTGGATCAACGGCAACAACTGTAACCTACAAGAACAGCCAAAGAGGTTTTATTAAAGAAAACGAAAGCACTTCCAATTTAATGTTCAAAACAAAACCTGTCAAAGACAAATATTGGAACAATAATGAGAGTGATAAAGCAGAAAAAAAGAATTATAAAAAAATTCGTTTAGGATTTGATTCTAATAATACTGCACATCGCCAAACACTATTGGGCTTTATGGATGAAAAAGCAACGATTGAAATGGACTATGGTTATGATGGACTTAATTTTGACGAGTATCCAAATGATATGTATTTTATGTGTGGTGAAAATCAATTAGTGATTCAAGGTGTAAGTTCATTTGATAAAAATAGTTCCTACCCCATTGGTGTTAAAGCAGATACTGAAGGAAAAGTGGTATTCATGATTGATAGCTTAGAGAATTTTGAAAAAAATCAAAATATATTTATCTATGACAATTCTAATAACACCTACCATGATATAAAAAATAAAAACTTTGAAGTGATGATCCCAATCGGAGAGTATAACGATAGATTTTCATTAAGATTCACTGATAAAACTTTGAGTACTAATAATAGTAACAACAATATAGACCTAGAAGTAGATAGTATTAATATCATTCATTTTCCAAAAAGGAATAGTATCGAAATTTATAACAATTCGGATCATACAATTATTAAAAAAGTAACTTTATACAATGTATCTGGTCAATCAATTATTAATTGGGATATAGAAAATCAAAATAGGCAAAACATTCAACTTCCAGTTAAAAAAATAAGCTCCGGTATTTACATTGTAAAAATTAAAACTTCAGATGGAGAAATAAATAAAAAAATTATAGTGCCATAA